ATCAAGCGCCTATTTGCCAAGCCTCAGCCTAGAGGGCTCATACGGAAAAAACGCAAGCACCTTCCCAAGCATAGTCGCCAAAGAGTCAGCTGGCGTGCTAGCTAGGATTGATTTTTTACTATATGATGGTGGAGCTAGAGAGGCTAGGCTAAAGATGAGCCAGCTTTTAAAAAACAAAGCCGCCATCGCAAGTGATGAGGCCAAAAACTACCTTGCCTTTAAGGCTGTAAATTTATACTTTAACGCCTGCGCACTTGAAAATATAATAGCTGCCAAAAAGGCTCAGGCAAATTTCTTAAAAGGCGTTTTAGACAAGCTTGAAAAGGCAAACAGTGCAGGTCTTGTCCCAAAAGATGAGCTAGAAAATGTGCGGGCAAAATACCACTTGGCAAACAGCGCGGAGCTTGAATACAAAAATAAAATGGAGCAAATTTTAAATGAGATAAATTTGCTAACAGGCGAGCAAATTTCGCCACTTAGCGGGGCAAAAATGGCTGAGATTAGCTCAAATTTAGCTTCAAAAAATGCCGAGCTTGACAGGCTAAGTCAAGATATATCTTTAAGCGAGGCTAAGCTTAGCGAGACAAGAGCTGGCTTTTTGCCCCAAATTTCGCTTTATGACACCTATGGATTTTATAAAAACAACTACGCCATCGAGCTTGGCAAATATAGCGCTTACCGCCCATATCTTGATAAATATCTAAAAGAAGATACGCACGGCAATAAATTTGGCGTTAGCTTTAGGTGGAAAATTTTTGACTTTTTTGCCACTAGCAAGATGAGCCAAGCTAGCAAGATCGCGCTTGATGAAGCGAGGCTAAATTTAGAGTATAAAAAGCGCGAAAACGAGACTAAACTTAAAAATTTACAAAACGAGATAGCAACTCTTAGCTCAAAGATCGCTTCACTAAATGAGTATGTAAAAGCAAGCGAACTTGCGCTTAAAGCGAGCTATGAAAAGTATAGCTCAGGGCTTTTAGGATATAGTGACCTGCTTGAAGCGCTCTCTCAGAAATTTGACGCTATTAGCCTTTTTGAGGGGGCGAAAGATGAGCTGGAGATAAAAAAGGCGGAGTATTTTTTTGAGAGTGGGGAGAGCATTTTAGAGAGGATTAGGGATTGAAAAAGCTGATAATTTTAATGATATTTTGCATCTTTTCATTTGCTAGTGAAGAGATTTTTGCTGATTTTGAAGTCTATGCCAAGCAAAGCTCAAAGCTTGCATTTGAGAGCAGCGGCAAGGTGGATAAAATTTTTGTAGATGTCTCAAGCCATGTTAAAAAGGGCGACGCTTTAGCTAGTCTTGATCAAACGAGCCTTGAGATCGCTCTAAAAAAGGCAAAAAACGACCTAGCGCTTGCCAAAAATGCCAAAGAATTTGCTAAAAGCACCTTTAATAAATTTAGTCAAGTAAAGGACGTCACTTCAAAGCAAGAATTTGATGAGGTAAAGTATAAATTTGACGAGGCAGCTCTAAGAGTTCAAGCGGCTGAGATAGCTATTTTAAACGCAGATGATCATCTTAAAAAGGCCGTTTTAAAAGCTCCGTTTGATGGCGTCATAGCTAGTAAAAATGTCGAGCTTGGCGAGAGTGCTTCGCCGCTTCAGCCAGCCTTTGTTCTAAACTCCGAGGAGGCTAAAATTTTAATAGCGATTGACGAAAAATATGCAAATTTAGTAAAAGTTGGCGATACGTTTAAATTTAAACTTGACGCGACGAGCGAGGAAAAAGAGGTTAAAATCGCGCTAATTTACCCAGAGATTAAGCGAGAGACTAGGAAATTTTACGCCCAGGCTTATGACACTGGGCTAAAGCCAGGCATGTTTGGTCAAGGAAAAGTGATAATCGGCGAAAATAAATGATAAAAACAGCCATAAACCGCCCCATAACTACGCTTATGATATTTTTAAGCCTCGTTGTCTTTGGCATCTACTCGCTAAAGACGATGAACGTAAATTTATACCCGCAAGTAAATATCCCAATCGTTAAGATCACGACCTACGCAAATGGCGATATGAACTACATCAAGACAAAGATCACGCAAAAGATCGAGGACGAGGTCTCAAGCATCGAGGGGATAAAAAAGCTTTACTCAACCAGCTTTGACAACCTAAGCGTGGTAAGCATCGAATTTGAGCTAAACAAAGACCTGGAGAGCGCTACAAATGACGTTCGCGACAAGATGCAAAAGGCAAGGTTAAACGCAAACTACGAGATAGAAAAGCTAAACGGCCTCTCTTCAGCCGTCTTCAGCCTCTTTATCACAAGGCTTGATGGCAACGAAACTGAGCTCATGCAAGAGATAGATGATGTGGCAAAGCCATTTTTAGAGCGCATTAGCGGCGTCTCAAAGGTCAAGACAAATGGCTTTTTAGAGCCAGCGGTGAAAATTTTGCTAGATAGATTTAAGCTTGATAAAAACGCTCTTAGCGCAAACGAAGTGGCAAATTTGATAAAGGTTGAAAATTTAAAAGCACCGCTTGGCAAGATAGAAAATGAGCAGATCCAAATGGCGATAAAGTCAAATTTCAGCGCCAAAAGCATAGATGAGATAAGAAATTTAACGATCAAACAAGGGGTCTTTTTAAAAGATATCGCAAGTGTTGATCTCGCTTACAAAGACGCAAACGAAGCAGCGATAATGGATAAAAAAAGTGGCGTCTTGCTTGGTCTTGAGCTAGCCCCAGATGCAAACGCCCTAACCGTGATCGCTCTAGCAAAATCAAAGCTAGAGCAGTTTAAAAGCCTGCTTGGCAGCGAATACGACGTAAAAATAGCCTACGATAAGAGCGAAGTGATACAAAAGCACATCGATCAAACCGCCTTTGATATGATCCTTGGCGTCTTGCTGACCATCGTGATCGTCTATCTGTTTTTAAGAAATTTCTCGATCACCATCATCTCAGTCGTAGCGATCCCAACTAGCATCGTGGCGACATTTTTCATCATAAATGCCCTAGGCTACGATATAAACCGCCTAAGCCTCATAGCGCTCACACTTGGCATCGGAATTTTCATCGACGATGCGATAGTTGTCACTGAAAATATCGCTAGCAAGCTAAAAGATGAGCCAAATGCCCTAAAAGCAAGCTTTGCAGGCATAAAAGAGATAGCATTTAGCGTCTTTGCGATCTCGCTAGTGCTGCTTTGCGTCTTTGTGCCAATAGCCTTTATGAGCGGCATCGTTGGCAAATACTTTAACTCCTTTGCGATGAGCGTGGCAGCTGGCATCGTCATCTCGTTTTTTGTGAGCATCTTTCTTGTGCCAATGCTTAGTGCAAGGTTTGTAAATGCCAAAGAAAGCAGCTTTTTTCTAAAGAGTGAGCCCTTTTTTGAGGCTCTTGAAAATGGCTATGAGAAGCTTTTAGCCTTAGCGCTTAAATTTAAACTCATATTTTTAGCTATAACGCTTGTGGTCGTTATTTGCTCATTTGCTCTGGCTAAATTTGTAGGCGGTGACTTCATGCCAAGCGAGGATAACTCGGAGTTTAACATCTACTTTAAGCTTGATCCCTCACTTAGCTTGCAAGCTAGCAAAGAGAGGCTAAAAGATAAAATTTCACTCATAAATGCCGATCCTCAGGTCGCTTACGCCTACTTCATCCTTGGCTACACAGACGCCAAGCAGCCTTATCTTGTAAAGGCTTACGTTAGGCTAAAGGAGCTAAAAGATAGAGCTAATCACGAGCGGCAAAACGCTATCATGCAGAGGTTTCGTGATAAGCTAAAAAGTGATGATATGAGCGTAATCGTAGCTGATCTGCCAGTGGTTGAAGGTGGCGATGTGCAGCCAGTTAAGCTTACTATCACCTCTGAAAATGGCAAAGAGCTAGAGAAATTTGTGCCAAAGATCAGCAAAATGCTAAAAGAGATAAATGACGCAACGGACGTAAATTCGCCCGAAGAAGATCTGCTAAAGCGCGTGCAAATTTCTATCGATGAAGATAAGGCTAAGAGGCTAAATTTAGACAAAGCCAGCGTTGCAAGCGCCGTTTATAGCGCATTTAGTCAGAACGAGGTCTCTGTTTTTGAAAACGAAAATGGCAAAGAGTATGAGCTTTACATGCGTCTTGATGATAAATTTAGAAGCGATACAGATGATATCTTAAAGACCAAGATAAGAAGCAATGAGGGCTTTTTCGTGACACTTGGCGATGTGGCGACGATTAGTTTTGAGCAAAAGCCAGCTAGTATTTCAAGGTTTAATAGAGCCGATGAGATCAAATTTCTAGCAAATACCAAAAACAACGCTCCGCTAAATAGCGTGGCAAATGAAATTTCAAAGAAGCTTGATGAAATTTTGCCAGCAAATTTCAAGTATAAATTTCTTGGATTTGTTGAGCTGATGGACGATACGAACGCTTCGTTTATCTTTACGGTAAGCGCTAGCGCGGTGCTTATTTACATGGTGCTAGCTGCACTTTATGAGAGCTTTTTGCTGCCATTTCTCATCATGCTCGCCATGCCGCTTGCCTTTTGTGGCGTCGTGATAGGGCTTTTTATAAGCGGCAATCCATTTAGCCTATTTGTCATGGTTGGCGTCATCTTGCTCTTTGGCATGGTCGGTAAAAACGCCATTTTGGTGGTTGATTTTGCAAACCACTTTGCAAATAGCGGCATGGAGGCAAATGAAGCTGTGAAAATGGCTGCTAAAAAGCGACTAAGGGCTGTTTTGATGACCACTTTTGCGATGATATTTGCCATGCTGCCACTTGCTCTTAGCAGGGGTGCTGGCTATGAGGCCAACTCACCTATGGCTATAAGCATCATCTTTGGGCTTATTAGCTCGACTTTACTAAGCTTGCTTGTCGTGCCAGTGCTTTTTGCATGGGTCTATAATCTTGATAAATTTATAAGAAAATTTTATGAAAGGGAGAGAATTTGAAGAAGATTTTGGCTGTTTTGCTCTTTGCTTTGCCTCTTTGGGCTGGAAATTTACTAGAGATCATCGCTCTGGCGCAAAGTGCGAAGCTTGAGAGTTTGAAAGAATTTAATAAAAATGAATATATAAATAAAAATAAGAGCAACAAGCTAAATTTATCCCTTGACGGCAGATATACCTTTGTGCCTGACGAGCTAAAGGGCGGATATATGACAAAGGCTGGCTCGATCACGGCAAAGGTCGAGTATCTCATCTTTGATGGTGGTGCGAGTGAGGCTTCGGATAAAATTTTAGACCACAAGGGTGTGGAGAAAATTTACAAGGACGAAGAGCTGATGAATTTAACCGCTTTTCAGGTTGCAAAGGTCTATTTTAACGCCGTTGCGCTAAATTCGCTGATAAATTTAGAGACAAAATTTGTAGATAGCTTTGCCAAGGCTGCTGCTGAAAATGAGTTTTGGTTTGAGTATGGCGAGATAGATAAGAGCGAATTTGATGCGATAAATTTCACCTTAAATAAAAAAAGAGCCGAGCTTGACGAGCTTGGACTTAAGCTAGCTGAGCTAAACTCAAGGATAAATTTGCTCTCAAACGGCGAGATCGGCTTTAATGCTGGCTCAAAGATAGTGATGCCTGATTTTAGCAAAGATGATCTAAGCGCCAAGCTTGGGGCTATGGAGCAAGAAAAATATATAAAAGAGCAAGAAAATGAGAAGCAAAAGAGTAAATTTACTCCAAAAATTTACTTAAAAGATACGCAAAGTGTGAATAATAACAGCTTTAAAAAAGGCGAGAGGACGGCTTCGCAGATGGTTGATGCGTATGCTGATGCAAACAAGCCTAGAGTGGAGTTTGAGTGGAAGCTGCCAGATAGCCTAAGCCTTAGCAAGCAAAGCCAAACTAAGCGCATAGAGGAGCAAAAAGCTGCGCTTGATCTAAGCGACGAAGAAAACAGGATAATAGCTAGGCTAAAGGATCTAAGAGGCGTGATAGAGGGCCTAGGCGCTAGGCTAAATTTAGACTCGCTAAAGCAAGATAGCCTTGATAGTGACTTTAATGACCTGCTAAATGGCTATCTTAGCGGCAAGGTAAAATTTGAGCAGTTTTTATTTGTGAGTGAGAAAAATTTTAGCGACAGGGCAAATTTCATCCTAAATGGCGATTTGCTCGAGCTAAACAAGCTTGAATACTTTTTTGAATGCGCAAGAAATATAAATGAGGTGGTGATAGAATGAATAAACTGATCTTTGTGACCATTTTGTGGGCGTTTAGCTTTAGCTTGATAGGCGAGTTTTTAGCGGGCAAGGTCGATAGCTATCTGGCTGTTTTTGTGCGTGTGACGCTTGCAAGCCTAGTTTTTTTGCCATTTACGAAATTTCGAGGCGTTAGTCCAAAGCTAGCCCTTGGCATAATGGGCATAGGAGCGGTGCAAATAGGGCTCATGTATCTTTGCTACTACAACTCGTTTTTGTATCTAAGCGTGCCAGAAGTCGCGCTTTTTACCATTTTTACGCCGTTTTATGTCACGCTCATATACGATGCGTTTAGCTTTAAATTTAGACCGCTTTATCTTTTTAGTGTGGGCGTAGCGGTCTTTGGCGCGCTTATCATCAAGTATGGCGCGATAAACGAAGGGGCGATAAAGGGCTTTTTGCTGGTGCAAGGGGCAAACATCTGCTTTGGAGCAGGGCAGAGTGCCTATAAGGCGCTTTTGGAGAGATATGACGTGGATCAAAAAAAGGTCTTTGGCTACTTTCACTTTGGAGCGTTTTTTGTAGCAGTGATCGCACTAATAACCCTTGGCAATCCAGCTAAATTTCACGTAGATCTAACCCAAACTTTGGTGCTTTTGTGGCTTGGAGCGGTCGCTAGCGGGGTTGGCTATTTTATGTGGAACAAAGGCGCTTGCGAGGTCGATAGTGGCGTGCTTGCCATCATGAACAACGCCCTCATACCAGCTGCTATCATTGTAAATTTGGTCTTTTGGCAAAAGGACGCCAACCTAACAAGGCTTATTTTGGGCGCTGTGATAATGTATATCTCGCTATTAATTCACAATAGAGTGATGAAATTTTACGGCGTAAAGACAGCGTGAGGTTAAATTTAGGGTTAAATTTGAGCTATTTAAGCGCCTTGCATCTTTACAAGCTGGGCGTTTAGCTGCATTATCTGAGCAAAGATAGCTCCCTTTTTGGTCTGAAGTGAGGCCACTATCTCTTTTGCGTATGGGTTTTTGCTTGCACTTGCTTGCTTTATCGCAGTTTCAATCTCTTTTAGCTGTTTTTGCAGTTTTTCTAACTGCTTTTTTATGATATCGGCGCTACTCTCGCTCTCGTTATTTGTTTCGCTAACTAAATTTGAAGCGTCATGTAAGATAGCGCTTTTGTCGTTTTGTAAATTTTCGCTTTTTGAATTTGCCTCATCAGCCTTTAAATTTGCACTATTTGAAGAGCCATTTTTAGTTAAATTTATAAAATTTGAGTTTATCTGCATCGCCTCGCCTTTAAATTTAAAAGCATATCGGCAAATTTAGATAAAACTTTGACTATGAAAAATTTATCAAAAAGAGCAAAAACGCTACCACGCCAAAGAGTGGTGGAAGTAGGGCTAGGGATTTAAATTTAATGCAAAAAAGCGTGATGGCGTTATAAAGTAAAAAGACAAATGTGCTTATGTGAAGACTACCAGAGCTTAGTCTAAAAGCTAGCATCTTGTTTAAAATTTCATCAAAAATGCCGCCATATCCAAATAAATGAAGCAAAAAGCTTAGCGGATAAAATACGCCAAATAGGTAGTTGATAGCTAGCACGCTAAGCTGTAAGAGGCTAATGAGCGGGAAAAAGTAAAGCACCGCAACCTCCATCGCAAAAAAGACATATAAATTTAAGAGTAGCGAGTTTGCTAGCAGGCTAAATTTGGGCGCAAAATAGAAAAGATAGACGAAGATATAAAAGACGCCAAGGCATGAAAAATAAAAGCCAACGCTAAAAAGAAGCTGCGGAAATAGGGCGACGCTAAATAAAATAACGCCAAAGAGCGTGTAGAAATTTAAGATCTTTATCTTTTTGCAGATCATGTAAAAGCCAACCACGCTCATCAAAAATGCCCGCAAAAAGCTTGCTATAAAGCCGATCATGTAAAAGTAAAAGCAAAGCACCAAAAATACGGCGATAGTAAAGTCAAAAATGTAAGAGCGATATGGCATATATCTTGCGTAAATGGGTTTAAAAACGAGCCTTAAAAGAAAAAAGCAAACTGCGCTTATGACGCCAAGGTGATAGCCACTAATGGCGATGAGGTGCGCCACGCCCCAGTTTGAGACGTCATCTCTTAGCTCGCCAAAGACGTTTGTGCCAAGAAAGAGCGCTGAGTAAAGCTGCGAAATTTTAGCGTCTTCGTGCTGAGCGGAGATGAAATTTATAGCTCTTTGCCTTAGGCTATCATCTCTTTTAATAACGGCTCTATCGTAGCTTGGCATGTAAAATGAGCCAGAAAGATAGTTTTTAAAACTAACGTCTATTGGCTGAACGCTAAGCGCTACGACGTCATAAAGGCTGATCTCATCTTTTTTAGAAGCGGTTGTGTAAAAGCTAAAATTTGAGGTGTCGATCCTGATGATTTGGCGCTTTTTGCCGTTTTTGCTTTTAGTGAAATTTACGCTTACTTTGCCTAGGACGTCTTGCTCGCCAAGCTCCATAAATGCGCTGTATTCATGAAATTTAAGCGCTAAATTTATGCAAAAAAGCAAAATGCAAAGCAGGAGAAAATAAAATACACGCCTGCTTTTTGGCAAATTTACTCTTTAAATTCAGTTGATTGCACCGGTGTGGTGGCGATATCGCAAAAGCGTGAGTACTGCTTTTGAAAGAGCACATCGATAGATCCCACTTCGCCGTTTCTGTTTTTGCCAACGATGATCTCGGCATTTTCTTGAAGCTTGTTAAAAACGTGCTCGCTTTTATACTCTTTGCCCTCGGCTGCTGCCTTGCTCTTTTTCTCGTTCTCCTCTTGCTCCAGATAGACCTCGTGCCTATAGACAAAAAGGATGATGTCGGCGTCTTGCTCGATCGCGCCAGACTCTCTTAGGTCACTTAGCATAGGGCGCTTGTTTGCGCGTGCTTCAAGGCCGCGGTTTAGCTGCGAAAGTGCGATGATAGGCATATCTAGCTCGCGCGCCAGAAGCTTTAAGCCACGAGAAATTTCAGCTATTTGTATGTGGCGGTCGGCGTAGTTGTTTGTGCTCATCATAAGGCCGATGTAGTCGATGACGCAGAGTGAAATTTCAGGGTGAGCTGACTTTAGCTTGCGAAGCTGCGTCCTTACTTGGTGGATATTTACGTAGCCGCTATCGTGCACGAAGAGTTTGGCGTGCGAAAAGTCGCTGCATGCGTGGCTAAAGTGAGCGAGCTTCTCGTCGTCCAGGGTCGCTGTCATTATCTCTTGAAGTGGGATTGAGGTCTTATCTGCTAGCATCCTCATCATGATCTGCTCTGCTGGCATCTCAAGTGAGAAAAAAACGACGCCAGCGCCACTTTTTAAAACGTGCCCCATGAAATTTAGACAAAGCGTCGTTTTACCCATGCCAGGGCGTGCTGCGATGATGATGAGGTCGCCATTTTTAAAGCCTTTTATCATCTCATTTAGCTTTTTAAAGCCGGTGTTTAGTCCGATGATATCGCGCTCATTTAGGGCTGCTTGCTTTTGCATGTGCACGATCAAGCTTTTTATGATATCTTCGCTATCTCTGATGCTGCCAGTGCCGCTGCCATCGACAAGAGAGTAAAACTCCTGACTTAACTCATCGACCATATCGCGGCTAGCTTTGTCCTCATTTACCTTGCTTGGGATGTCGTGGGCGATCTTTACTAGACTGCGTTTTATCGATTTTTCTTTTAGCTCGTTTGCGTATCTTTGGATATCAATGATCGAGTTTGTGGCCAAAATGCTCGCCATGACGTTGTCATCGTAGTTTTCGCCAAGCTTGTTTTTGATAAATGTCGATGCGATAGGCACGTCGCCGTTTAGACAATCAACCATCGCTTTGTAAATTTGCGCGTGAGCCTTTAGGTAAAAGTCGCCAGCCTTGATCGTGTCAAAAATTTCGCCCAAAGCGTCGTTGTTTGCGATGATAGAGCTTAGTATGGCTCGCTCCATATCAAGGTCGTAAAGGTTGCTAAATTCTATCTCGTTAAGTCTCTCTTTTGCCACTGCTTTATCCTCTGCTCTTTATCTCGTCGTCGATCTCTTGTAAAAATCTATCCACAAGCTCGCTCTCAGGCAGTCTTGCGATCACTTCGCCGTGGCGCATGATCATGCCATTTCCCTTGCCAAATGCTATGGCTACGTCCGCGCCTTTTGCCTCGCCGATAGCATTTACCACGCAGCCCATAACTGAGACGTTTAGCGGCTCTTTTATCCCTTTTGTCTTTTCTTCTACAAGCTTTACTGCTGCCATTAGATCAGCTT
Above is a window of Campylobacter concisus DNA encoding:
- a CDS encoding efflux RND transporter permease subunit, with the protein product MIKTAINRPITTLMIFLSLVVFGIYSLKTMNVNLYPQVNIPIVKITTYANGDMNYIKTKITQKIEDEVSSIEGIKKLYSTSFDNLSVVSIEFELNKDLESATNDVRDKMQKARLNANYEIEKLNGLSSAVFSLFITRLDGNETELMQEIDDVAKPFLERISGVSKVKTNGFLEPAVKILLDRFKLDKNALSANEVANLIKVENLKAPLGKIENEQIQMAIKSNFSAKSIDEIRNLTIKQGVFLKDIASVDLAYKDANEAAIMDKKSGVLLGLELAPDANALTVIALAKSKLEQFKSLLGSEYDVKIAYDKSEVIQKHIDQTAFDMILGVLLTIVIVYLFLRNFSITIISVVAIPTSIVATFFIINALGYDINRLSLIALTLGIGIFIDDAIVVTENIASKLKDEPNALKASFAGIKEIAFSVFAISLVLLCVFVPIAFMSGIVGKYFNSFAMSVAAGIVISFFVSIFLVPMLSARFVNAKESSFFLKSEPFFEALENGYEKLLALALKFKLIFLAITLVVVICSFALAKFVGGDFMPSEDNSEFNIYFKLDPSLSLQASKERLKDKISLINADPQVAYAYFILGYTDAKQPYLVKAYVRLKELKDRANHERQNAIMQRFRDKLKSDDMSVIVADLPVVEGGDVQPVKLTITSENGKELEKFVPKISKMLKEINDATDVNSPEEDLLKRVQISIDEDKAKRLNLDKASVASAVYSAFSQNEVSVFENENGKEYELYMRLDDKFRSDTDDILKTKIRSNEGFFVTLGDVATISFEQKPASISRFNRADEIKFLANTKNNAPLNSVANEISKKLDEILPANFKYKFLGFVELMDDTNASFIFTVSASAVLIYMVLAALYESFLLPFLIMLAMPLAFCGVVIGLFISGNPFSLFVMVGVILLFGMVGKNAILVVDFANHFANSGMEANEAVKMAAKKRLRAVLMTTFAMIFAMLPLALSRGAGYEANSPMAISIIFGLISSTLLSLLVVPVLFAWVYNLDKFIRKFYERERI
- a CDS encoding replicative DNA helicase, with product MAKERLNEIEFSNLYDLDMERAILSSIIANNDALGEIFDTIKAGDFYLKAHAQIYKAMVDCLNGDVPIASTFIKNKLGENYDDNVMASILATNSIIDIQRYANELKEKSIKRSLVKIAHDIPSKVNEDKASRDMVDELSQEFYSLVDGSGTGSIRDSEDIIKSLIVHMQKQAALNERDIIGLNTGFKKLNEMIKGFKNGDLIIIAARPGMGKTTLCLNFMGHVLKSGAGVVFFSLEMPAEQIMMRMLADKTSIPLQEIMTATLDDEKLAHFSHACSDFSHAKLFVHDSGYVNIHQVRTQLRKLKSAHPEISLCVIDYIGLMMSTNNYADRHIQIAEISRGLKLLARELDMPIIALSQLNRGLEARANKRPMLSDLRESGAIEQDADIILFVYRHEVYLEQEENEKKSKAAAEGKEYKSEHVFNKLQENAEIIVGKNRNGEVGSIDVLFQKQYSRFCDIATTPVQSTEFKE
- a CDS encoding efflux RND transporter periplasmic adaptor subunit, which gives rise to MKKLIILMIFCIFSFASEEIFADFEVYAKQSSKLAFESSGKVDKIFVDVSSHVKKGDALASLDQTSLEIALKKAKNDLALAKNAKEFAKSTFNKFSQVKDVTSKQEFDEVKYKFDEAALRVQAAEIAILNADDHLKKAVLKAPFDGVIASKNVELGESASPLQPAFVLNSEEAKILIAIDEKYANLVKVGDTFKFKLDATSEEKEVKIALIYPEIKRETRKFYAQAYDTGLKPGMFGQGKVIIGENK
- a CDS encoding TolC family protein, giving the protein MKKILLALLPLALFGSNLSEIANKATQNEISKIKELELKRANLNDEATSSAYLPSLSLEGSYGKNASTFPSIVAKESAGVLARIDFLLYDGGAREARLKMSQLLKNKAAIASDEAKNYLAFKAVNLYFNACALENIIAAKKAQANFLKGVLDKLEKANSAGLVPKDELENVRAKYHLANSAELEYKNKMEQILNEINLLTGEQISPLSGAKMAEISSNLASKNAELDRLSQDISLSEAKLSETRAGFLPQISLYDTYGFYKNNYAIELGKYSAYRPYLDKYLKEDTHGNKFGVSFRWKIFDFFATSKMSQASKIALDEARLNLEYKKRENETKLKNLQNEIATLSSKIASLNEYVKASELALKASYEKYSSGLLGYSDLLEALSQKFDAISLFEGAKDELEIKKAEYFFESGESILERIRD
- a CDS encoding TolC family protein; translation: MKKILAVLLFALPLWAGNLLEIIALAQSAKLESLKEFNKNEYINKNKSNKLNLSLDGRYTFVPDELKGGYMTKAGSITAKVEYLIFDGGASEASDKILDHKGVEKIYKDEELMNLTAFQVAKVYFNAVALNSLINLETKFVDSFAKAAAENEFWFEYGEIDKSEFDAINFTLNKKRAELDELGLKLAELNSRINLLSNGEIGFNAGSKIVMPDFSKDDLSAKLGAMEQEKYIKEQENEKQKSKFTPKIYLKDTQSVNNNSFKKGERTASQMVDAYADANKPRVEFEWKLPDSLSLSKQSQTKRIEEQKAALDLSDEENRIIARLKDLRGVIEGLGARLNLDSLKQDSLDSDFNDLLNGYLSGKVKFEQFLFVSEKNFSDRANFILNGDLLELNKLEYFFECARNINEVVIE
- a CDS encoding EamA family transporter, which translates into the protein MNKLIFVTILWAFSFSLIGEFLAGKVDSYLAVFVRVTLASLVFLPFTKFRGVSPKLALGIMGIGAVQIGLMYLCYYNSFLYLSVPEVALFTIFTPFYVTLIYDAFSFKFRPLYLFSVGVAVFGALIIKYGAINEGAIKGFLLVQGANICFGAGQSAYKALLERYDVDQKKVFGYFHFGAFFVAVIALITLGNPAKFHVDLTQTLVLLWLGAVASGVGYFMWNKGACEVDSGVLAIMNNALIPAAIIVNLVFWQKDANLTRLILGAVIMYISLLIHNRVMKFYGVKTA
- a CDS encoding ComEC/Rec2 family competence protein encodes the protein MPKSRRVFYFLLLCILLFCINLALKFHEYSAFMELGEQDVLGKVSVNFTKSKNGKKRQIIRIDTSNFSFYTTASKKDEISLYDVVALSVQPIDVSFKNYLSGSFYMPSYDRAVIKRDDSLRQRAINFISAQHEDAKISQLYSALFLGTNVFGELRDDVSNWGVAHLIAISGYHLGVISAVCFFLLRLVFKPIYARYMPYRSYIFDFTIAVFLVLCFYFYMIGFIASFLRAFLMSVVGFYMICKKIKILNFYTLFGVILFSVALFPQLLFSVGFYFSCLGVFYIFVYLFYFAPKFSLLANSLLLNLYVFFAMEVAVLYFFPLISLLQLSVLAINYLFGVFYPLSFLLHLFGYGGIFDEILNKMLAFRLSSGSLHISTFVFLLYNAITLFCIKFKSLALLPPLFGVVAFLLFLINFS